In the genome of Elusimicrobiales bacterium, the window GCAAGGGGCGCGCCGGAACGTTTGCAATTCAGGCCTTGGTTTCCTTGTGCTTGGTTCTTTTTCCGCAGGTTTTGCAGAACTTTTGCAACTCAAGCTTGGTCTCGCGCTTCTTTC includes:
- the rpmG gene encoding 50S ribosomal protein L33, with the translated sequence MATEKYKFLLACETCKNRSYTFRRGKKRETKLELQKFCKTCGKRTKHKETKA